One stretch of Tenrec ecaudatus isolate mTenEca1 chromosome 18, mTenEca1.hap1, whole genome shotgun sequence DNA includes these proteins:
- the LOC142432343 gene encoding uncharacterized protein LOC142432343 isoform X2 encodes MQENFKNLVSVGHHPFKAVMLSQLEAEETLWMMETDTQRSGKDPSVMEMLQKVALKCFLHEELTCWHVWDQVASELARSQDSMIHFQGKSSLLLQGDVPQGSENQKDVMQKKGDLNSFIGEEFSTLRTLNFLRNSDLSEPQSQNRSKEFNIESSLRMCEDIVKRSAFSKHMTTGAELQPDTCGECGKIFSDHPSQQLPSAGKHHTRCECGKGFRNSSALPIRQSDHPGDRGFSPSSHLQTHQKIHLRGKLSECRASDRCFRQSPLSTHPPNHTGEAAYRCDSCGKGFRSSTGLLLHYRTHTGEKPFQCGECGKCFRESSTFHSHQRVHTKEKPYKCEECGKCFGWRVNLRVHQMVHRGEKPYKCEECGKGFTQAAHFHIHQRVHTGEKPYRCDVCGKEFRHNSSLVSHRTVHTGEKPYKCETCGKSYTRKNELHIHYRGHTGEKPYTCGACGKGFRQASNLQVHQNVHTGEKRFKCDTCGKGFSESSKLQNHQRVHTGEKPYTCDACGKSFSDRSNVKLHQVIHTGEKPYTCGECGKSFAWKATLHSHQKVHTGEKPYKCEECGKGFRQASNLRVHLSVHTGEKPFKCDVCGKGFIHRSRLTHHQKVHAGKNLGV; translated from the exons ATGCAGGAGAACTTCAAGAACTTGGTCTCTGTGG GCCACCATCCCTTCAAAGCAGTGATGTTGTCCCAGTTGGAAGCAGAAGAAACTCTTTGGATGATGGAGACAGACACCCAGAGAA GTGGCAAGGATCCAAGTGTGATGGAGATGCTTCAAAAAGTCGCCTTGAAATGCTTTCTACATGAAGAGCTAACCTGCTGGCATGTCTGGGACCAGGTTGCGAGTGAACTGGCCAGGAGCCAAGACTCCATGATACATTTTCAAGGGAAGAGTTCCCTGTTGCTGCAAGGTGACGTTCCTCAGGGCTCTGAAAACCAGAAGGATGTAATGCAGAAGAAAGGAGatctcaacagttttattggtgaaGAGTTTTCAACTTTGAGAACCCTGAATTTTTTGAGAAACTCAGATCTAAGTGAGCCACAGAGTCAGAATAGAAGTAAGGAATTTAACATAGAAAGTAGCCTGCGAATGTGTGAGGACATCGTGAAGAGATCAGCATTTAGCAAGCACATGACAACTGGTGCAGAATTGCAACCTGACACATGTGGTGAATGTGGTAAAATCTTTAGCGATCACCCCAGTCAGCAGTTACCTTCAGCGGGAAAGCACCATACACGTTGTgagtgtgggaaaggcttcaggaATAGCTCAGCTCTTCCCATTCGTCAAAGTGATCACCCCGGAGACAGGGGCTTCAGTCCGAGTTCGCATCTTCAAACTCATCAGAAAATTCACCTGAGAGGGAAACTGAGCGAATGCCGTGCATCTGACCGTTGCTTCCGCCAGAGTCCTCTTAGCACCCACCCTCCTAATCACACAGGAGAGGCAGCCTATAGATGCGACAGTTGTGGCAAAGGGTTCCGTAGCAGCACAGGTCTCCTCCTCCACTACAGaactcacactggagagaaacctttTCAGTGTGGGGAGTGTGGTAAATGCTTTCGTGAGAGTTCGACTTTCCACTCCCACCAGAGGGTCCACACCAAAGAGAAGCCATACAAATGTGAAGAATGTGGTAAATGCTTTGGCTGGCGGGTTAATCTTCGTGTTCATCAGATGGTCCACAGGGGTGAGAAACCCTATAAATGTGAGGAGTGTGGTAAGGGCTTCACTCAGGCCGCCCACTTTCACATACACCAGAGGGTCCATACTGGGGAGAAGCCCTACAGGTGCGATGTCTGCGGTAAGGAATTCCGTCACAATTCATCCTTGGTATCCCACCGGACAGTGCACACTGGAGAGAAGCCCTATAAGTGTGAGACGTGTGGGAAAAGCTATACCCGCAAGAACGAACTCCACATTCATTACAGAGGCCACACGGGAGAGAAACCCTACACGTGTGGGGCGTGCGGGAAAGGCTTCCGCCAGGCTTCAAATCTTCAAGTTCATCAGAACgtccacactggagagaaacgcTTCAAATGTGACACATGTGGTAAGGGCTTCAGCGAGTCCTCCAAACTTCAGAACCATCAGAGAGTCCACACCGGAGAGAAACCTTACACATGTGACGCGTGCGGCAAGAGCTTCAGTGATCGTTCGAACGTCAAACTACACCAAGTAATTCACACTGGAGAAAAACCGTATACATGTGGGGAGTGTGGGAAGAGCTTTGCCTGGAAAGCGACCCTCCACAGTCATCAGAAGGTCCACACGGGAGAGAAACCCTATAAGTGTGAGGAGTGTGGGAAAGGCTTCCGCCAGGCTTCAAATCTTCGCGTCCACCTGAGTgttcacactggagagaaaccgtTCAAATGTGATGtgtgtggcaaaggcttcattcaccGTTCCCGGCTTACACACCATCAGAAAGTGCACGCTGGGAAGAATTTAGGTGTGTGA
- the LOC142432343 gene encoding uncharacterized protein LOC142432343 isoform X1 — translation MRASMEALRFEDVAVVFTEEELELLEPAQKKLHRDVMVENFRNVVSLGVPPWDSDLPQKEPEKAPKCQEAVTFTDVAVVFTTEERGLLDLTQRTLYHDVMQENFKNLVSVGHHPFKAVMLSQLEAEETLWMMETDTQRSGKDPSVMEMLQKVALKCFLHEELTCWHVWDQVASELARSQDSMIHFQGKSSLLLQGDVPQGSENQKDVMQKKGDLNSFIGEEFSTLRTLNFLRNSDLSEPQSQNRSKEFNIESSLRMCEDIVKRSAFSKHMTTGAELQPDTCGECGKIFSDHPSQQLPSAGKHHTRCECGKGFRNSSALPIRQSDHPGDRGFSPSSHLQTHQKIHLRGKLSECRASDRCFRQSPLSTHPPNHTGEAAYRCDSCGKGFRSSTGLLLHYRTHTGEKPFQCGECGKCFRESSTFHSHQRVHTKEKPYKCEECGKCFGWRVNLRVHQMVHRGEKPYKCEECGKGFTQAAHFHIHQRVHTGEKPYRCDVCGKEFRHNSSLVSHRTVHTGEKPYKCETCGKSYTRKNELHIHYRGHTGEKPYTCGACGKGFRQASNLQVHQNVHTGEKRFKCDTCGKGFSESSKLQNHQRVHTGEKPYTCDACGKSFSDRSNVKLHQVIHTGEKPYTCGECGKSFAWKATLHSHQKVHTGEKPYKCEECGKGFRQASNLRVHLSVHTGEKPFKCDVCGKGFIHRSRLTHHQKVHAGKNLGV, via the exons GTGTGCCTCCTTGGGACTCTGACCTTCCACAGAAGGAGCCAGAGAAAGCACCCAAGTGTCAG GAAGCAGTGACATTCACGGACGTGGCTGTGGTCTTCACCACGGAAGAGCGCggtttgctggacctcacccagaGAACTCTGTACCACGACGTGATGCAGGAGAACTTCAAGAACTTGGTCTCTGTGG GCCACCATCCCTTCAAAGCAGTGATGTTGTCCCAGTTGGAAGCAGAAGAAACTCTTTGGATGATGGAGACAGACACCCAGAGAA GTGGCAAGGATCCAAGTGTGATGGAGATGCTTCAAAAAGTCGCCTTGAAATGCTTTCTACATGAAGAGCTAACCTGCTGGCATGTCTGGGACCAGGTTGCGAGTGAACTGGCCAGGAGCCAAGACTCCATGATACATTTTCAAGGGAAGAGTTCCCTGTTGCTGCAAGGTGACGTTCCTCAGGGCTCTGAAAACCAGAAGGATGTAATGCAGAAGAAAGGAGatctcaacagttttattggtgaaGAGTTTTCAACTTTGAGAACCCTGAATTTTTTGAGAAACTCAGATCTAAGTGAGCCACAGAGTCAGAATAGAAGTAAGGAATTTAACATAGAAAGTAGCCTGCGAATGTGTGAGGACATCGTGAAGAGATCAGCATTTAGCAAGCACATGACAACTGGTGCAGAATTGCAACCTGACACATGTGGTGAATGTGGTAAAATCTTTAGCGATCACCCCAGTCAGCAGTTACCTTCAGCGGGAAAGCACCATACACGTTGTgagtgtgggaaaggcttcaggaATAGCTCAGCTCTTCCCATTCGTCAAAGTGATCACCCCGGAGACAGGGGCTTCAGTCCGAGTTCGCATCTTCAAACTCATCAGAAAATTCACCTGAGAGGGAAACTGAGCGAATGCCGTGCATCTGACCGTTGCTTCCGCCAGAGTCCTCTTAGCACCCACCCTCCTAATCACACAGGAGAGGCAGCCTATAGATGCGACAGTTGTGGCAAAGGGTTCCGTAGCAGCACAGGTCTCCTCCTCCACTACAGaactcacactggagagaaacctttTCAGTGTGGGGAGTGTGGTAAATGCTTTCGTGAGAGTTCGACTTTCCACTCCCACCAGAGGGTCCACACCAAAGAGAAGCCATACAAATGTGAAGAATGTGGTAAATGCTTTGGCTGGCGGGTTAATCTTCGTGTTCATCAGATGGTCCACAGGGGTGAGAAACCCTATAAATGTGAGGAGTGTGGTAAGGGCTTCACTCAGGCCGCCCACTTTCACATACACCAGAGGGTCCATACTGGGGAGAAGCCCTACAGGTGCGATGTCTGCGGTAAGGAATTCCGTCACAATTCATCCTTGGTATCCCACCGGACAGTGCACACTGGAGAGAAGCCCTATAAGTGTGAGACGTGTGGGAAAAGCTATACCCGCAAGAACGAACTCCACATTCATTACAGAGGCCACACGGGAGAGAAACCCTACACGTGTGGGGCGTGCGGGAAAGGCTTCCGCCAGGCTTCAAATCTTCAAGTTCATCAGAACgtccacactggagagaaacgcTTCAAATGTGACACATGTGGTAAGGGCTTCAGCGAGTCCTCCAAACTTCAGAACCATCAGAGAGTCCACACCGGAGAGAAACCTTACACATGTGACGCGTGCGGCAAGAGCTTCAGTGATCGTTCGAACGTCAAACTACACCAAGTAATTCACACTGGAGAAAAACCGTATACATGTGGGGAGTGTGGGAAGAGCTTTGCCTGGAAAGCGACCCTCCACAGTCATCAGAAGGTCCACACGGGAGAGAAACCCTATAAGTGTGAGGAGTGTGGGAAAGGCTTCCGCCAGGCTTCAAATCTTCGCGTCCACCTGAGTgttcacactggagagaaaccgtTCAAATGTGATGtgtgtggcaaaggcttcattcaccGTTCCCGGCTTACACACCATCAGAAAGTGCACGCTGGGAAGAATTTAGGTGTGTGA